TTTCACCGCTTCCTTTATCAGTTCCAACCCATCCTGTGCGCCCAACCTGAAATCGACCAGGTACACATCGTGCCGTTTCTGCTCGATCAGCTCAAGGCCTTCTTCAAAAGACCCGGCCCACTCCAGCAGGTAGTGGCGCCCCGGAATATCGTTGATACTGTCGCGGGTGATGATAAAATCGTCCTCATCATCGTCTATCAGCAGTATGCGAATCTTATCTTGCATAAAGGAGCTGTTTTGGGGCAGTTGGGGGTTAATTTGTCTTAGCTGTATGCTTCGCTCTAGTAACTCCTGATAAAGTATGGCTTGAAAGTATAAACAAGCGGCACTTAAAAAGTAAACTGATCAGCTAAACCAGTTCGCCCTTAGAAGTATTATTTTATACTTAACTCAGTGTTCAATAACCCTCTCTTAGTAGGACATTATACTTATAGCTTCGGCAACTCCACTATCTCAAACCAGTACTTGCTCAGGGTTTTCATCACATCCACGAGCGAGGCGAACGTAACGGGTTTTGTTATAAAGGAGCTGACACCCAGATCGTAAGTACGCAGAATATCTTCTTCGGCTTTGGAGGTGGTGAGCACGACTACCGGAATCAGGCGCAGGTACTCATCCGATTTAATTTCCTTCAAAGCTTCGCGGCCATCTTTCTTCGGCATGTTGAGGTCGAGCAGAATAAGGCCCGGTGTTGGAAACTTTGCCTTATCCGTAAAGTTCCCCCGGTGATGGAGGTAGTCCATCAGGTCCTCGCCGTTCTCTACAAAGTGGATGTTGTTTTTCAGGCGGCTTTCCTCCAGGGCATCCTTCACCATCATGCGGTCTTCGGCATCATCGTCGGCAATCAGAATAACAATTGTTTTTTTATCGGCCATAATTTTTAATCTACTCCTCTGGGTGTTTACGTGCGAGTGTGATGATAAAGCGGGTGCCTACACCGGGCTGGCTGCTGGCGGTAATATCGCCGCCATGTCGGATGGCAATTTTACGGCATACCGCCAAGCCAATACCTGAGCCTTCATACTTCTGCCCCTCTAGCCGCTGAAAAATGTTGAAGATACGGTCCAGGTACTTTTCATCGAAGCCGATGCCGTTGTCCTCCACGTATATCTCCACCACCTCATCGCCGGGTGTGGCAGTGAGGTGGGCCTTGCGCTGCAGGCTTTTGGCATATACGTTGATGATCGGGCTCTCCTCGGCTTTGCGGAACTTGATGGCATTGCTGATCAGGTTCTGAAACAGCTGCCGCATCTGGGTCGGCTCTGCCTCTATGTTTGGCAAAGGCGAACGGATAATCTCCGCGCCGGTGTGTTCTATACTTACTTCCAGGTCCGAAATCACCTCCGAAAGTATGTCGTCCAAACTCACCATCACAAAAGCCTTTGATTTGGCGGTAACCCTGGAAAAGCCCAGCAGGTCGTTGATGAGGTTCTGCATGCGGGAGGCGGCATTGAGCATGCGGTTTACATAATCCTTGCCCTGTTCGCTCAGGTTGTCATACTCCTTCGTCATCAGGCGGTCGCCGAATGCCTGAATTTTCCGCAAAGGCTCCTGCAAATCGTGGGAGGAAACGTAGGCGAAATCCTGCAGCTCCCTGTTGCTGCGCTCCAGTTCGGCGGCGTAACGGCGCAGGCGCTCCTCGTTCAGTTTCTGCACCGTAATGTCGTGCACGAAACCAGTATATACTTTGCGGCCACTCAATTCCACCTCACTTATACTTAAATAGAAAGGAAAGATGGTGCCGTCTTTCCGAAGACCTGTTACTTCTCTGCCAATTCCGATGATGCGGCGCTTGCCGGTTACCTCGTAGTCGTGCATGTAGCCGTCGTGCAGGCTTTTGTCCGGCTCGGGCATGAGCAGGTTAATGGACTGCCCCAAGAGCTCATCGGCGCTGTAGCCAAACTGTTTCGCGGCGGCGGGGTTCACCATTTCGATGATGCCGCGCTGGTTGATCGTGATGATACCGTCAACCGCTCCCTGTATGATGGAATTGATTTTGTTCTCGCTCTCGCGCAGGGCGTTTTCAGCCTTCTTCAACTCCGAGATATCGTGCACAATGCCTGTAAAGATTAGCCTGTCGGGCAGGCGCACCTCACTTATACTTAGCAGAAAAGGGAATACGCTTCCATCTTTCTTCTTGCCCAGCACCTCGCGCCCCTTCCCAATTATCTGGGCATATCCGGTCTCTAGGTAATTCTGGATGTACTTGTCGTGGTTGCTGTGGTCGGGCTCAGGCATCAGCATACTGATGTTCTGGCCAATCACCTCCTCGGGCGCATAGCCAAAGATATTCCCCGCAGCAGGGTTCATTGTTTCCACAATGCCACGGGTGTCGATGGTGATGATGCCGTCGATCGCCGTGTCAATGATCGCCTTTAAACGGGTGCGGCTGTCTATCTGGTCCTGATGGGTATGCAAAGGTTCTTCCAAATCAAACGTTTTTATAAAAATAGGTACTAGAACTAATATTTACCAACTATCCCCGCAATCATTGCCTCAAACTGATAATTATCACTGCCCCGGGTGCTGTACATCATACAGGAGAAGGCATACGAAAAATAACTTTACACACGCTAACTGAACAGGCTGTTTCTACAGGCGAAGGAAAAGTGAAGTGCCGCCCTACGGCAGGTTTGGTTTAAATTTTAAGGTAGCCCCACTGATGAAAAACATACTGGTAGCAACAGATTTTTCGGACAACGCGCGCAATTCAGCCATATATGCTGCAAGGCTGGCGTGCTGTGCCGGCTGCCGCCTAATCCTGCTGCATACGTACAGCATGGCAGACGTGGTCGCAGAAAATGAGGACAGTAAACCCTGCATTGAAAAGCGGCGGCAGGCAAAGATGGATGAACTGGCACATGAACTGCACGACCACTATGGGGTGTCTGTTACACGCTTGCTGAAGCCGGGCTTCTCGGCCGATGAAATCCCCTCGCTTGCCCGCCGGGTGAAGGCGGATGTGGTGGTGCTGGCCTTTTCCTCGTTGCAGCAATTGCAAAGCGGGGAGACAACAACAACTTTACTTGCCACAGGAATGCCCGCCCTGCTTTTCGTTCCACCGCTGGCTGTTTTCACGCAAGCAGCGGGCATGGCATTCGGGCAGGAACAGTATGGCACACGTATAGCGGAAAACTCCCTGTTGCCAAAGCTAAAGAAAGTATACGGCACGGGCAGCTTTCTGCAGCCGCATCAGCCTATCGCCGCCGTAGGAGAATCATCAATTAGGAATGACGTAGCAATTGTAAGCACAGCAGCGCCAGTTAAAAATCCCTTCATAGCACAACTTCAGCCACACCAACTGCTGGTGCTTTTCGCTGTTGCTGCAACAAGTATAGGCAGCGGAGCGATGGATTTCTTATCAGATGAATCGAACCTGTCGCACCCTATACTTGTGTTGCGAGGCTAATCCAGCTTTCAGCATCAAAGCTATTACAAAGGCCCCATCATTTTGATATCATGGGGCCTTTGTAATTAAGTATGGTGGGTGATGTTGGCAGTTGTAAAAGATGTCCGGGAAACAAGATGGCTCCTCTCCTGCGCGAAGGCTATTAAGTTCTCCGATTTGGTCCACCTGAAAGGCCATGGTGGCAATTAAGTAAAAGGCTTAGCCTCCACGGGAGAAGTTTTTTCCACCACGTAACTTTACGGACGCAAATGTCTTTAATGCGGCTTCCCGAAAACTTAGCAGCCCCTTCTCCTGCCCGGTCTTAAGTTTACCGCCCCTCCAACTGCGCCATGCCTTCCGGC
Above is a window of Pontibacter akesuensis DNA encoding:
- a CDS encoding response regulator, which gives rise to MADKKTIVILIADDDAEDRMMVKDALEESRLKNNIHFVENGEDLMDYLHHRGNFTDKAKFPTPGLILLDLNMPKKDGREALKEIKSDEYLRLIPVVVLTTSKAEEDILRTYDLGVSSFITKPVTFASLVDVMKTLSKYWFEIVELPKL
- a CDS encoding sensor histidine kinase; the protein is MEEPLHTHQDQIDSRTRLKAIIDTAIDGIITIDTRGIVETMNPAAGNIFGYAPEEVIGQNISMLMPEPDHSNHDKYIQNYLETGYAQIIGKGREVLGKKKDGSVFPFLLSISEVRLPDRLIFTGIVHDISELKKAENALRESENKINSIIQGAVDGIITINQRGIIEMVNPAAAKQFGYSADELLGQSINLLMPEPDKSLHDGYMHDYEVTGKRRIIGIGREVTGLRKDGTIFPFYLSISEVELSGRKVYTGFVHDITVQKLNEERLRRYAAELERSNRELQDFAYVSSHDLQEPLRKIQAFGDRLMTKEYDNLSEQGKDYVNRMLNAASRMQNLINDLLGFSRVTAKSKAFVMVSLDDILSEVISDLEVSIEHTGAEIIRSPLPNIEAEPTQMRQLFQNLISNAIKFRKAEESPIINVYAKSLQRKAHLTATPGDEVVEIYVEDNGIGFDEKYLDRIFNIFQRLEGQKYEGSGIGLAVCRKIAIRHGGDITASSQPGVGTRFIITLARKHPEE
- a CDS encoding universal stress protein; this translates as MKNILVATDFSDNARNSAIYAARLACCAGCRLILLHTYSMADVVAENEDSKPCIEKRRQAKMDELAHELHDHYGVSVTRLLKPGFSADEIPSLARRVKADVVVLAFSSLQQLQSGETTTTLLATGMPALLFVPPLAVFTQAAGMAFGQEQYGTRIAENSLLPKLKKVYGTGSFLQPHQPIAAVGESSIRNDVAIVSTAAPVKNPFIAQLQPHQLLVLFAVAATSIGSGAMDFLSDESNLSHPILVLRG